In one window of Porites lutea chromosome 8, jaPorLute2.1, whole genome shotgun sequence DNA:
- the LOC140946037 gene encoding epoxide hydrolase 1-like, with product MGCKTYCAVFVVIVGISIVVVPMLLSKYLFPTGEVPRIDEHEWWGKGQESSEQKEDTSINRIYMSLSDEILSDLKDRLSKTYFFENLEGIDWEYGINPDYMKQLVEYWKTKFDWRKQETLINTYPQFKTKISGIEVHFVHYKPDQLKEGQRLIAIMMVHGWPGSFYEFYKVIPKLIAASTDDYAFAIICPSIPGYGLSEAPHKPGFNSISAARVFTKLMDRLGYESYYVQGGDWGSVITRAMAIMNPSYIRGLHLNNVISGSPISSPFALIQAKLFFSEKEQKKIFPLQNWFFKLLAESGYFHLQATRPHSVGLATNDSPAGLAAYILEKFAMWSGCQMTDTAMCLESCFSRDDLLTNVMIYWATHSITSSMRLYYEEMHSAEAQRAEGIPVTVPTGLAEFPHEIFLTPEPWTHSLFLDIVQYSEIPRGGHYAAFEEPELFADDVIKFVEKVEKRIATKKAKDTTEPKSE from the exons ATGGGCTGCAAGACCTATTGTGCGGTTTTTGTCGTGATCGTCGGTATCTCGATCGTAGTTGTTCCTATGCTACTAAGCAAATATCTGTTCCCGACTGGCGAGGTGCCTCGGATCGATGAACATGAATGGTGGGGGAAAGGACAAGAGAGCAGCGAGCAGAAAGAAGACACTTCCATAAACCGAATTTATATGAGTTTATCCGATGAAATCCTGTCTGATCTTAAGGACAGACTTTCTAAGACGTACTTCTTTGAAAACTTGGAGGGAATTGATTGGGAATATGGAATAAACCCTGACTATATGAAACAACTTGTTGAGTACTGGAAAACAAAGTTTGATTGGCGCAAACAGGAGACACTTATTAACACTTATCCTCAGTTCAAGACAAAGATAAGCGGAATAGAGGTTCACTTTGTGCATTATAAACCAGATCAACTAAAAGAAGGTCAGCGTTTGATTGCTATAATGATGGTCCATGGATGGCCTGGGTCATTTTATGAGTTCTACAAAGTTATTCCAAAATTGATTGCTGCTTCCACAGATGATTATGCCTTTGCAATTATCTGCCCCTCTATACCAGGCTATGGTTTGTCTGAAGCTCCTCATAAGCCAGGCTTTAATTCAATTTCTGCTGCTCGTGTTTTTACCAAGCTGATGGATCGGCTTGGATATGAGTCGTATTATGTTCAGGGCGGAGACTGGGGCAGTGTTATCACTAGAGCAATGGCAATTATGAATCCAAG CTACATTCGAGGACTGCATCTTAATAATGTTATTTCTGGATCACCTATCAGTTCACCATTTGCCTTAATACAGGCAAAGCTTTTCTTCTCAGAGAAGGAACAGAAGAAAATCTTCCCACTGCAGAATTGGTTTTTCAAACTTCTGGCTGAGTCAGGTTATTTTCACTTACAAG cAACTCGCCCTCACTCTGTTGGTTTAGCAACCAATGATTCACCAGCTGGTCTGGCAGCATACATCCTGGAGAAGTTTGCAATGTGGAGTGGATGTCAAATGACTGATACTGCAATGTGTTTAGAATCTTGCTTTTCCAGAGATGACTTGTTAACCAATGTAATGATCTATTGGGCAACCCACTCAATTACATCCTCAATGAGGTTGTACTATGAAGAAATGCACAGTGCTGAAGCGCAGCGTGCAGAAGG GATTCCAGTAACAGTTCCTACAGGGCTGGCAGAATTTCCTCACGAGATTTTCCTCACCCCTGAACCCTGGACGCACAGCTTATTTCTTGACATTGTGCAGTATTCTGAGATTCCTCGTGGTGGACACTATGCTGCTTTTGAAGAGCCAGAGCTGTTCGCCGATGATGTGATCAAGTTTGtagaaaaagttgaaaagcgTATTGCAACCAAAAAGGCCAAAGACACAACTGAACCTAAGTCTGAATGA